The DNA window CGGATGTCGTTTACGAAATCAAGGAAACGCTCCCGTTGGTCCATCGACGACTCGCCTCCTGTGGCTCTGACATTAAGAAAATCGGCATACCACAACTCAATGCGCGGATCTGTGATTTCGTCATAACGCTTCATCTCCCATTCGCCGAAATTCATTTCCATGAGACGCGGGTCGAGCTTTGGATTTTCATATCCGCATCTGGCGGCAAGCTTCACGCAACGCGAAAGCGGACTTGAATACACCTCGTCGAATCTCCGGCCCTTCAGTCTTCCACACACCACTTTGGCCTCAGAGTCAAAACTCCCGGCAAGCGCGACATCCGACTGGCCGTAGCAGACACCTTTCGGGACTGCCACCGACGTGTGGCGAATCAAAGTCAGTATCATAGACCGGAATATAATATCACACTGATTCCAATAATCATCGACAGCTCACACAGCAGACATGTCGCACCGCAGCAGTCGCCGGTATAACCGCCGATTTTTCCCGACATCAGCAGCGCCGACAGCGTGAACGTCACTATCGGACACACGGCAGCCAATGCGAACCACGGATTAAGCATCAGCAGAAAAAACATCGGCAGCACACCGCATATAATCTGAAAGAGAATCTGATGCCAGTGCATGCGTGAATATGAAATCTTGTTTTTAGCTCCCTCGGGGCGTGCGTATGGCAGGATATTGGTGAGCTGACCGGCACAGAGTTTCGCAAACGGGTCGGCAGCGAATACGGTGCAGACAGCCATCATCGGGCCAAACGATGAAAACAGACTTATCCACACGGAAATGTAGCATATCAGACCGATGACACCGTATGTCCCGATATGGGAATCCTTCATTATCGAAAGAATCCTGTCCTTATCGCCTCCACATCCAAACGCATCGCAAAAGTCAGCCAGTCCG is part of the Duncaniella dubosii genome and encodes:
- the cobC gene encoding alpha-ribazole phosphatase, translating into MILTLIRHTSVAVPKGVCYGQSDVALAGSFDSEAKVVCGRLKGRRFDEVYSSPLSRCVKLAARCGYENPKLDPRLMEMNFGEWEMKRYDEITDPRIELWYADFLNVRATGGESSMDQRERFLDFVNDIRASGHGSVAVFTHGGIMIHALATLCGLTDEEAFARQPGYGEILEIEI
- the cobS gene encoding adenosylcobinamide-GDP ribazoletransferase; translation: MKKFVAALILFTRLPVWKWVNPSQSDYSDAVVYWPLTGWLTGGLTAFVMYCFSFVMPWSTAVILALVGRLLLTGALHEDGLADFCDAFGCGGDKDRILSIMKDSHIGTYGVIGLICYISVWISLFSSFGPMMAVCTVFAADPFAKLCAGQLTNILPYARPEGAKNKISYSRMHWHQILFQIICGVLPMFFLLMLNPWFALAAVCPIVTFTLSALLMSGKIGGYTGDCCGATCLLCELSMIIGISVILYSGL